TGGTTCCCTGTTCCCTGGTCAGGGTCAGGGCGGCATCGAGGATCCTGTCTACGACCTTGCTCGACCGTTCCTGACGCGGCAGCTTGCGCGGGCTAAGCGCGGTCCTGGCCTTCTTTGTAAGACTGCGATTCACGGACTGAACTTCTCGCTCCCTGCTCTTTGTCGTCATACACGGGAGGCGTCCTCCACAACGCATCCCCGGGGAAACCCGCATATTGACAAACGCGAATAATTAGTCGCATTTTTTCTCGACGCTGTCTTTAGGGAAACAAGAGGAATTCCCCGGGGACAGCGAACCGGCCTCAGCCTTGCTGTCTGGTTGCGCCACTCCTTGGGAAGGGGCAGCCGGCACAGGTGTGAACGGTCTCAGTCAGTCAAGTGCGCGGAGTCGCGATGTCTGTCCAAACGGTTCGCCATGCCGATCTGATCGTCATCAACGGCCGCGTGCTGACCATGGACCCGACCCAGCCTGCTGCCGAAGCGGTGGCCGTCACGGACGGCCTGATCGCAGCCGTGGGCGACAGCGTCGCTGTCGACGCTCTGCGCGGCCCCGACACAAAAATCATCGATGCGCGCGGCGGCTCGGTGGTTCCGGGCTTCATTGAAGCACATATGCATCTTTTCTCCGGCGCTGCCGAACTTGCGCATTTGCAGCTTGCCGGCGTGCACGGCTTCGAGGCCTTGCGCGAGGCGGTTCTGGCCTATGCGGCGGAACGTCCGAGCCAGCGCATGCTCGTCGGCCAGGGCGCCGACTACACCATCCTGGGCAGCGAGCGCGTGACGCGACATCACCTCGACGCCATCCTGCCTGACCGGGCTTTCCTGATGGCGGCACCCGACCATCACACCTATTGGGCAAACACCAAAGCGCTGGAGATGGCCGACGTGCTGCACGGGCGCGAACTGACGGCCGGCAACGAGATCGTCATGGGCGCCGACGGCCTGGCCGAAGGTGAGCTGCGCGAGAACGAGGCGTTCAACCCGGTGCTCAAGCTTGCCGGCGAAGAGCGCGTGCGGCTCGGCCTGTCGACCGGCGGCGAACCCGACCCCATGCCCGATGCCGAGGAGCGCGCCGGCGACCGTGCCATCATGCGCCGCGGCCTCGACTGGTGTGCGCGCCACGGCATCACGTCCGTCCAGAACATGGACGGCAATTTCTACCAGCTCGAACTTTTGTCGGAAATCGAGGCTGAGGGTGGCCTGCTCTGCCGGGTGCAGATCCCGTTCCACTACAAGAACTTCATGACGCTCGACGCGCTGGACAAGGCGTCCGCCATGGCCGCGCGCTATGACGGCGACTGGCTGTCGTCGGGCCTCGTCAAGCTGTTCTATGACGGCGTGCTCGACTCCTGGACGGCCGTCATGATCGAGCCTTATGCCGACCGTCCGGACTGGGTCGGCGAGCCGCTGTTTTCGCCCGAGGAGTTCAAGCGCATTGCGGTCGAGATAGACAGGCGCGGGCTGCAGATCGCCGTGCATTCGATCGGCGACGGCGCGACACGCGCCGTGCTCGACGGCTACGAAGCCGCCGCGCAGACCAATGGCAAGCGCGACAGCCGCCACCGCGTGGAGCATGTCGAGCTGACCACTGCCCGCGACATCCAGCGTTTCGTCGACCTCGGCGTGATCGCCTCTATGCAGCCTCCGCACCCGCCGGGTGCGATGAGCTTCCCGCTCGAGCCGACGGTGTCGCGCATCGGCTGCGAGCGCTGGCCTTTTGCCTATCCGACCCGGACCCTGATCGAGGCCGGCGCGCATGTGGTGTTTGCCTCCGACTGGCCGGTGGCGCCGATCGATCCGATCGAGGGCATGCAGGCGGCGATGCTGCGCAAGCCATGGGCGGACGACATGCCAGACCAGAGCGTTTCGCTCCACCAGGCGCTGGCGGGCTACACCGTCGAGGGCGCCTATGCCGAGTTCATG
The nucleotide sequence above comes from Aminobacter aminovorans. Encoded proteins:
- a CDS encoding amidohydrolase, translating into MSVQTVRHADLIVINGRVLTMDPTQPAAEAVAVTDGLIAAVGDSVAVDALRGPDTKIIDARGGSVVPGFIEAHMHLFSGAAELAHLQLAGVHGFEALREAVLAYAAERPSQRMLVGQGADYTILGSERVTRHHLDAILPDRAFLMAAPDHHTYWANTKALEMADVLHGRELTAGNEIVMGADGLAEGELRENEAFNPVLKLAGEERVRLGLSTGGEPDPMPDAEERAGDRAIMRRGLDWCARHGITSVQNMDGNFYQLELLSEIEAEGGLLCRVQIPFHYKNFMTLDALDKASAMAARYDGDWLSSGLVKLFYDGVLDSWTAVMIEPYADRPDWVGEPLFSPEEFKRIAVEIDRRGLQIAVHSIGDGATRAVLDGYEAAAQTNGKRDSRHRVEHVELTTARDIQRFVDLGVIASMQPPHPPGAMSFPLEPTVSRIGCERWPFAYPTRTLIEAGAHVVFASDWPVAPIDPIEGMQAAMLRKPWADDMPDQSVSLHQALAGYTVEGAYAEFMEDRKGKLKPGYFGDLVVLSADIEATDPAVLHEVRPVTTVCGGRVTYQA